From the Polaribacter huanghezhanensis genome, the window TTTTTTAGTTTCTCTACCAATTCTTCTTTTCCTTCTTCTGATGGATTTGATGTCTTATCTACCCAATTAAAAGTAGCACCAACTTTATAGTAGTTGTTTCCTAATGGTAACACAAAAAGTGTTGACTTTAATAAAAAGTTGATATTTAATTCTGGAGCATGAATGGTTAATAACTCTCCTTTCGCCTCATTTAAAGGCAAATGCTTAAAATATGGATTGTCTGTAATACCAAAGCCTTCACAAAAAACAACTCTTGATGCTTCAACATCTTTGTATTTTATAAATTCATTCTCAAAATTTATTTGTTGGTATTCAAAATTTTCGAACCGAATTAATTCTCTTTCTTTAAGGTTGTTTCTGTAAGATTCTACAAGCTTTTTTGTATCGATTCTACCTGTTTTATTTACATTTCCAAAACTAAAATCTGCAATAACACCTTTATAGGTTTGGCTATCTAATTTTGGATCTAAATAACCTATCAACTTTGGTTTATCTAAAGCATCAAACCAATTATTTTGATCTTCAATTGATTTAAAAGCTTTTTTAATTACTAATTTCTCATCAACAATTATGTTTAATCTTTTTTCAATTTTTTTGTAAAAAGGAAGCGCCACTTTTAATTGTTCTTGAGCATTCCAAACTGGAGTAAATCGTTTTAAAATCACAGGATTATAAACTCCGCCAGCCACTAAAGAAGACGTTTGAGAATCGTCCTCAAAAACGATAAATGTTTTTTTAGCGGCAATTAATTCTTCTATAAATGCCAAGCCAGCCAAGCCTAAACCAACAACAATATAATCTACTTTCATGCTGTAAAAATACGCTATTAAATGCAAAAAAGCGTTCTGAAAATTCAGAACGCTTTTTTTATTTCTATAAGAATAAATTTCTACCAATCATAACTTTTATTTGCATCTAGCTTAATAAAAATAAATAAAAGGAGTGTAAACCCCCAAAGAGAAGAACCTCCATAACTAAAAAAAGGCAACGGAATTCCGACTGTTGGTAATAATTGAGTAACCATTCCGATATTTATAACTACATGAAAAAATAGTATGGATGCTAAGCTGTAGCCATAAATTCTTCCAAATTTGTTTTTATGCGTTTCTGCTAAATAAAGAACCCGATAAAGGAGCAGCATAAATAAAATAATTACA encodes:
- a CDS encoding NAD(P)/FAD-dependent oxidoreductase, translated to MKVDYIVVGLGLAGLAFIEELIAAKKTFIVFEDDSQTSSLVAGGVYNPVILKRFTPVWNAQEQLKVALPFYKKIEKRLNIIVDEKLVIKKAFKSIEDQNNWFDALDKPKLIGYLDPKLDSQTYKGVIADFSFGNVNKTGRIDTKKLVESYRNNLKERELIRFENFEYQQINFENEFIKYKDVEASRVVFCEGFGITDNPYFKHLPLNEAKGELLTIHAPELNINFLLKSTLFVLPLGNNYYKVGATFNWVDKTSNPSEEGKEELVEKLKKVINVDYTIVSQSAGIRPTVAGRRPLVGVHPKHTQLIVLNGLGTRGVMIAPTVARNLFNHLEKGEKLDKEIDIKRFY